A part of Saccopteryx bilineata isolate mSacBil1 chromosome 10, mSacBil1_pri_phased_curated, whole genome shotgun sequence genomic DNA contains:
- the LRRN1 gene encoding leucine-rich repeat neuronal protein 1 yields MAGSSFVLAASRLVLGLLVAPFAGSALPNGGECPQLCVCEIRPWFTPQSTYREATTVDCNDLRLTRIPGNLSSDTQVLLLQSNSIARTADELQQLFNLTELDFSQNNFTTIREVGLANLTQLTTLHLEENQITDMTDYCLQDLSNLQELYINHNQISSISANAFSGLKSLLRLHLNSNRLTVIDSRWFDSTPNLEILMIGENPVIGILDMNFRPLSNLRSLVLAGMYLTDVPGNALVGLDSLESLSFYDNKLVRVPQLALQKVPNLKFLDLNKNPIHRIQEGDFRNMLRLKELGLNNMGELVSVDRYALDNLPELTKLEATNNPKLSYIHRLAFRSVPALESLMLNNNALNAVYQRTVQSLPSLREISIHSNPLRCDCVIHWVNSNQTSIRFMEPLSMFCAMPPEYRGQQVKEVLIQDSGGQCLPMIAHDTFPACLNVDIGATVLLDCRAMAEPEPEIYWVTPLGNKITVETLSDRYKLSGEGTLEIASIRTEDSGRYTCVAQNVEGADTRVVTIKVNGTLLDGAQLLKIYVKQTESHSILVSWKVNPNVMTSNLKWSSATMKIDNPHITYTARVPVDVHEYNLTHLQPSTDYEVCLTVSSVHQQTQRSCVNVTTKNAAFALDLSDRDTSTALAAVMGSMFAVVSLASVAVYIAKRFKRKNYHHSLKKYMQKTSSIPLNELYPPLINLWDGDGDRDKDGSADTKPTQVDTSRSYYMW; encoded by the coding sequence ATGGCTGGATCGAGCTTCGTTCTGGCAGCTTCGCGACTGGTGCTGGGCTTGCTGGTGGCTCCCTTCGCGGGCTCTGCCCTGCCGAACGGCGGCGAGTGCCCGCAACTCTGCGTGTGCGAGATCCGGCCCTGGTTCACCCCGCAGTCCACCTACCGGGAAGCCACCACCGTGGACTGCAACGACctccgcctgaccaggatccccgGCAACCTGTCCAGCGACACGCAGGTGCTCCTGCTGCAGAGCAACAGCATCGCCCGGACCGCGGACGAGCTGCAGCAGCTCTTCAACCTGACGGAGCTGGACTTCTCCCAGAACAACTTCACCACCATCAGGGAGGTGGGGCTGGCCAACCTGACCCAGCTCACCACGCTGCACCTGGAGGAGAACCAGATCACCGACATGACCGACTACTGCCTGCAGGACCTCAGCAACCTGCAGGAGCTCTACATCAACCACAACCAGATCAGCTCCATCTCGGCCAACGCCTTCTCGGGCTTGAAGAGCCTTCTCAGGCTCCACCTCAACTCCAACCGGCTGACAGTGATCGACAGCCGCTGGTTTGACTCCACGCCCAACCTGGAGATCCTCATGATCGGGGAGAACCCCGTGATCGGGATTCTGGATATGAACTTCAGGCCCCTGTCCAACTTGAGAAGCTTGGTTCTGGCGGGAATGTATCTCACCGACGTCCCGGGGAACGCCCTGGTGGGCTTGGACAGCCTCGAAAGCCTGTCTTTTTACGACAACAAGCTGGTCAGGGTCCCCCAGCTGGCCCTGCAGAAGGTCCCGAACTTGAAGTTCTTAGACCTCAACAAGAACCCTATCCACAGAATCCAGGAAGGGGACTTCCGGAACATGCTGCGACTGAAGGAGCTGGGGCTCAACAACATGGGCGAGCTCGTCTCCGTGGACCGCTACGCGCTCGACAACCTGCCCGAGCTCACCAAGCTGGAGGCCACCAACAACCCCAAGCTGTCCTACATCCACCGCCTGGCCTTCCGGAGCGTGCCCGCGCTGGAGAGCCTGATGCTGAACAACAACGCCCTGAACGCCGTCTACCAGAGGACGGTGCAGTCGCTGCCCAGCCTGCGGGAGATCAGCATCCACAGCAACCCGCTGCGCTGCGACTGCGTCATCCACTGGGTGAACTCCAACCAGACGAGCATCCGCTTCATGGAGCCGCTGTCCATGTTCTGCGCCATGCCCCCCGAGTACAGAGGGCAGCAGGTGAAGGAGGTTCTGATCCAGGACTCCGGCGGGCAGTGCCTCCCCATGATCGCCCACGACACGTTCCCAGCCTGTCTGAACGTGGATATCGGTGCCACGGTCCTCCTGGACTGTCGGGCCATGGCCGAGCCGGAACCCGAAATTTACTGGGTCACGCCCCTTGGCAATAAGATAACCGTGGAAACGCTTTCCGACCGATACAAGCTGAGCGGCGAGGGCACCTTGGAAATAGCGAGCATACGAACGGAAGATTCGGGGAGGTACACCTGTGTGGCCCAGAACGTCGAAGGGGCAGACACGCGCGTGGTGACCATCAAGGTTAACGGCACCCTCCTGGACGGCGCCCAGCTGCTGAAGATATACGTCAAGCAGACGGAATCTCACTCCATCTTAGTGTCCTGGAAAGTCAACCCCAACGTCATGACGTCCAACTTGAAATGGTCGTCGGCCACCATGAAGATCGACAACCCCCACATCACGTACACCGCCAGGGTCCCCGTGGATGTCCACGAGTACAACCTCacgcacctgcagccttccacggACTACGAGGTGTGCCTCACCGTGTCCAGCGTCCACCAGCAGACTCAGAGGTCGTGCGTCAACGTCACGACCAAGAACGCGGCCTTTGCCCTGGACCTCTCGGACCGGGACACGAGCACCGCCCTCGCGGCCGTCATGGGGTCCATGTTCGCCGTCGTCAGCCTGGCCTCCGTCGCCGTCTACATCGCCAAGAGGTTCAAGAGGAAGAACTACCACCACTCCTTAAAGAAGTACATGCAGAAGACCTCCTCCATCCCCCTGAACGAGCTGTACCCACCGCTCATTAACCTCTGGGACGGGGACGGCGACAGGGACAAGGACGGCTCCGCGGACACCAAGCCGACCCAGGTGGACACATCCAGAAGCTACTACATGTGGTGA